In one Chloroherpetonaceae bacterium genomic region, the following are encoded:
- a CDS encoding sigma-70 family RNA polymerase sigma factor, with amino-acid sequence MKSDAELIALFKQGGAASEKAFTELVRRYQEKVYWICRRMLDSHEDADDVAQNVFLKVYDGLSDFKGDAEFYTWLYRIAMNETINFLRARQVRKAVSIDEILEKPASAEAEPTYIVEQNEEKELIAEAIAALPEKQKQVFMMRYYDELSYEEIADILGTSVGGLKANYFHAFRKIESYLKARLRATRTVTEDKR; translated from the coding sequence ATGAAGTCCGATGCCGAACTGATTGCTCTTTTTAAGCAAGGCGGTGCAGCAAGCGAAAAAGCTTTTACAGAGCTGGTGCGTCGATATCAAGAGAAGGTCTACTGGATATGTCGGCGCATGCTGGATTCGCACGAAGATGCCGATGATGTGGCGCAAAATGTCTTTTTAAAGGTCTATGACGGCCTCAGCGACTTCAAGGGCGATGCAGAGTTTTACACGTGGCTCTATCGAATTGCGATGAACGAAACCATCAACTTTTTACGCGCTCGCCAAGTCCGCAAAGCCGTCTCCATAGATGAGATTTTAGAAAAGCCTGCTTCAGCGGAGGCTGAGCCAACCTATATCGTAGAGCAAAATGAGGAAAAGGAGCTTATTGCCGAAGCTATTGCGGCTCTGCCCGAAAAGCAAAAGCAAGTTTTTATGATGCGCTACTACGATGAGCTGTCATATGAAGAAATCGCCGACATTTTAGGCACAAGTGTCGGCGGACTGAAGGCAAATTACTTTCATGCCTTTCGGAAAATTGAATCGTATCTCAAAGCGCGGCTTCGCGCCACAAGAACGGTAACGGAGGACAAACGATGA